The Formosa sp. Hel1_33_131 genome window below encodes:
- a CDS encoding LysE family translocator produces the protein MDTEILISFIIATATLALSPGPDNIFVLIQSMTYGKKQGMAIVCGLISGCIIHTSLVAFGLSSFIKSNAELLLILKLMGAGYMLFLAYRVFTSPAVINTNTATKSKSVVTLFKQGFIMNVINPKVSIFFMAFFPAFLYSKTQSLVVQFYTLGFLFMTTSFLIFSMLVFFSSSVGSALKSNTRFGVVLKWAQITVFLGIAIFILITQ, from the coding sequence TTGGATACTGAAATTCTCATCTCGTTTATAATTGCCACAGCGACCTTGGCACTATCTCCTGGGCCCGATAATATTTTTGTACTTATTCAGAGTATGACCTATGGCAAAAAACAAGGCATGGCCATTGTCTGCGGACTGATATCGGGCTGTATCATTCATACCAGCTTAGTCGCTTTTGGGCTGTCTTCTTTTATAAAATCAAACGCAGAATTACTTCTTATTTTAAAACTGATGGGAGCAGGGTATATGCTCTTTCTAGCCTACCGTGTTTTCACATCACCGGCGGTCATAAATACAAACACAGCCACTAAAAGTAAATCGGTAGTTACGTTGTTTAAGCAGGGGTTTATCATGAATGTAATCAATCCAAAAGTCTCCATATTTTTTATGGCCTTTTTCCCTGCATTTTTATACAGTAAAACCCAGTCTTTAGTGGTTCAGTTTTACACCCTTGGATTTTTATTTATGACAACCTCCTTTTTAATCTTTTCAATGCTTGTATTTTTCTCAAGTTCAGTAGGTTCTGCCTTAAAGTCAAATACACGTTTTGGGGTTGTATTAAAATGGGCGCAAATAACCGTCTTTTTAGGCATTGCAATTTTTATATTAATCACACAATAG
- a CDS encoding NAD(P)H-dependent flavin oxidoreductase: protein MSQPSFIKELSIPAIAAPMFLISGPKLVIECCKNGIVGTFPALNQRTTEGFEEWLIEIKTALADFEKKTGTKPAPYGVNLIVHQSNPRVQADLAICVKHQVPIIITSLGAVPQLVDAIHSYGGLVFHDVIKKRHAEKAAEANVDGLIVVAAGAGGHAGTLNPMPLVAEIKSFFKKTVILSGCISNGRDIASAMQMGADVAYMGTRFINTKESKAPKEYRDMIISSGANDVVYTAAISGVAANFLRPSMEAMGITEEMLSQQKKIDFGKELTAHENEAKAWATIWSAGQGVTSIHDSPSVAELVASMKTEFTEAIKAQYKLLETYK, encoded by the coding sequence ATGAGTCAACCCTCCTTTATAAAAGAACTGTCCATTCCAGCCATTGCGGCACCCATGTTTTTAATCTCCGGTCCAAAACTGGTCATTGAATGTTGTAAAAACGGAATTGTTGGAACCTTCCCAGCATTGAACCAACGCACCACAGAAGGCTTTGAGGAATGGTTGATTGAAATTAAAACAGCACTGGCGGATTTTGAAAAAAAAACAGGCACAAAACCCGCGCCTTATGGGGTGAATTTAATTGTGCATCAATCCAATCCACGCGTACAGGCGGATTTGGCTATTTGCGTGAAACACCAAGTGCCTATTATTATTACGTCTTTAGGAGCCGTGCCTCAATTGGTCGATGCGATCCACAGTTATGGTGGTTTGGTCTTCCATGATGTGATCAAAAAACGCCATGCCGAAAAAGCTGCGGAAGCCAATGTGGATGGACTGATCGTCGTCGCTGCAGGTGCAGGAGGCCATGCAGGAACTCTCAACCCAATGCCTTTAGTGGCTGAAATTAAAAGCTTTTTCAAGAAAACAGTGATTCTGTCGGGTTGTATTAGTAACGGTCGTGACATCGCCTCTGCCATGCAAATGGGTGCCGATGTTGCCTATATGGGAACTCGATTTATCAATACGAAAGAAAGTAAAGCCCCTAAAGAATATAGAGATATGATTATCTCCAGTGGCGCCAATGATGTGGTCTATACGGCTGCAATCTCTGGAGTCGCAGCTAATTTCTTACGCCCGAGTATGGAAGCCATGGGCATTACCGAAGAAATGCTCAGTCAGCAAAAGAAAATCGATTTTGGAAAAGAACTCACCGCTCATGAAAATGAAGCGAAAGCTTGGGCAACCATCTGGTCTGCTGGACAAGGTGTGACCAGTATTCATGATTCACCATCTGTTGCGGAACTGGTAGCGAGCATGAAAACGGAGTTTACAGAAGCCATCAAAGCCCAATACAAACTTTTAGAAACCTATAAATAG
- a CDS encoding quinone-dependent dihydroorotate dehydrogenase → MYKSIIRPILFKFDPEVVHYFTFDAIKLLSKIPGIPFLIRRLFQVNHPVLERELFGLRFKNPVGLAAGFDKNAVLYNELANFGFGFIEIGTVTPKPQEGNPKQRLFRLQEDKGIINRMGFNNAGLEAAIVQLKKNKKQLIIGGNIGKNTQTPSDGYTADYLECFEALHPYVDYFVLNVSCPNVGSHAKLNDKDYLEELIKAVQALNATFEGSKPILLKIAPDLNDTQLDEIIELVAVTKLEGVIASNTSISRENLKTDVARLEAIGNGGVSGQPIKEKSTQVIKYLSEKSQKAFPIIGVGGIHSAQDALDKIAAGADLVQIYTGFIYEGPALVKRINKAILKSSLKN, encoded by the coding sequence ATGTACAAATCGATTATCCGTCCAATTCTTTTTAAATTTGACCCTGAAGTCGTTCATTATTTCACGTTTGATGCCATCAAACTGTTATCTAAAATCCCTGGAATTCCTTTTTTAATCCGACGTCTTTTTCAAGTCAATCACCCTGTTTTGGAACGCGAATTGTTCGGGCTCCGCTTTAAAAACCCGGTGGGACTTGCGGCTGGATTTGATAAAAATGCCGTGCTTTATAACGAGCTTGCAAATTTTGGATTTGGATTTATTGAAATTGGAACCGTTACCCCAAAACCACAAGAAGGCAATCCGAAACAACGTTTGTTTAGGCTTCAAGAGGATAAAGGAATTATCAACCGAATGGGCTTTAATAATGCCGGTTTGGAAGCGGCGATTGTACAGTTAAAGAAAAACAAAAAACAACTCATTATAGGAGGGAATATTGGTAAAAATACCCAAACGCCTTCTGATGGATATACGGCTGATTACTTAGAGTGTTTTGAAGCCTTACATCCTTATGTCGATTACTTTGTATTGAATGTCAGTTGTCCTAATGTTGGGAGCCATGCCAAGCTGAATGACAAAGATTATTTAGAGGAATTGATAAAAGCGGTGCAAGCATTAAACGCCACTTTTGAGGGGTCTAAACCGATCCTTTTAAAAATAGCACCCGACTTGAACGACACCCAATTGGATGAAATTATAGAGCTTGTAGCCGTGACTAAATTGGAAGGCGTCATTGCTTCGAATACCTCTATTTCTAGAGAAAACCTCAAAACCGATGTTGCGAGGTTGGAAGCCATTGGAAACGGTGGTGTCAGCGGTCAACCCATCAAAGAAAAGAGCACTCAAGTCATTAAATATTTGTCCGAAAAAAGTCAAAAAGCATTTCCAATTATTGGAGTAGGAGGGATTCACTCCGCACAAGATGCTTTGGATAAAATAGCTGCTGGTGCCGATTTAGTTCAAATTTATACGGGCTTCATTTACGAAGGTCCCGCTCTTGTCAAGCGCATTAACAAAGCGATTTTGAAATCATCTCTCAAAAATTAG